TAGATGATATGAGATAAGATTAGACTTGCTACtgtgttattattattatattatattaattactataatTCATTAACATACACTCTAAGCTGATTAATAATAGCTTTGGGAAatctatttttgttaataaattttggGTTTTGGCTTATACATATAAAGTAAGATTTTCTGTTAAagatttacattttttaaGGTCAATaaccttataaaaaagaacataTCATAAAATCAGTTTGGACCACCTAACTATTTGGTAGGGCAACTAAAACCTTATGCAATCAATACATTTTGGAgaacataattattaattggcaAACATTGTTtgattcttttaaagaaaaagatgaatatTAGGTTACCAAGTCTAAGTTTGTTGCCTCTTAATAAATGTATTGTGAATTTTGtcaaacaacaaaaaattctaaagtataacttatgattttatttctaaaataaagcaaaagagTACATTTTGActctaagaaaaataaggacCATTTGGGTACAAAGAGAGAAGTTCAAGTTTTATATGGTAAAGGTTTTTTTGATAGAGAGAAAAGTTATATGAATACcctttacaaaaatataagcATAGACAAGAACCTGATCAGTCTAGATGCAGTAGTCTAACTATATTACATGCAGGTATCATAACTGTAAATGGTCATAATCAAAATTCAATGCCtctttccttttaaaatttggttttagaaaaaagaaaatttgcaaATAAACAACATAAATGAACATGGGTGATTTTGGTACAGATTATACATATTTCGAGGTTGAAGCTAGAAGAAAACTATCTGGCAGCTGGGACTAAGCAACCATTTGATAAGTCAGGGCTCTCAATCTCAAGGAAGCTTGTGAGTAATGTTTTTCTTGAAGATTGTGCCTTAGAACTACCACTGTTAGAAAGTTTTTGGCTGCCATCAGTCCCTTTCTCTATCTTGATAGCTTCCTGTATAGACAAGATTACTTCTTGCATTCTTGGCCTGGAAACTGCACGTTGTTGGACACACTGGATAGCAACTTCTGCTACTCTCCAAATTGACTCAATCTTGACATTTCCTATTAGAACTGGATCCACAATGCTAACCACATCGCCTTTTCGAATCAAAGCCCTTGCCTGCAAGATGATAACTCAGGTTGATTTATGTCGTTAGTttgtgaaaaatatatatagttcTTGAATTAAGGGAACATGaattcaagaaagaaaaaacatgtACAGAGAAGTGTATATATTATAGAGTCAGCACCAGAACACCTAGCTGATCAAAACCATTTAGCATCAAAAGCCAAGTACTTGATCATTGGGTTGCTAGCTATCTACCCATTTATAGGCTTAATGGTGAGGGTGAATAACTCAACGATTTGGAAAGAAAGTTGCAAGCATAGATACCCAATGCACAATGTTCATTTCAGCACCAAAATCTTCTGTTGAGACGGGCTTTTTTCCAGAGATAAGTTCCAAAAGGACAACACCAAAACTGTAGACATCACTTTTCTCTGTCAACTGCTGATTTGCGTAGTACCTGGTGGAGCACAAACATGATTAGTTAAGGAAATACAGGAAGAACAAGTAATCCAGTTATGCAGACCTGATAAAGTGTTTGCTTACTCAGGATCCAGGTAACCGACTGTTCCTCGTGCCACACTTGATATATGGGTTAAATCATCTTCAGCTTGTCTTGAGAGTCCGAAATCTGACACTTTTGCTCTCATATTGATGTCTAGGAGAATGTTGCTCGTTTTTACATCTCGATGTATGATACTGGGGCTGCATCCAGTGTGCAAGTACTCAAGGCCTACAAATATCTAAGTTCATGTTTGTTCTATGAACTTGACAATTAGATATTGCATAAATTAGGAGTTTTATATTGAACCTTTTGCTGCATCTTCAGCAATCTGCAGCCGAGTTAGCCAATCCAAGCTTTTCCGGTTGTCTATACCTGCCAGTAGATCGTTTCATGTCATTTTGATTTCAATTTGAAACAGAGAAGACAGGAGGCAGACAGATCATTAATGTATGCAGACCATGTATGTGATCACGCAAAGTTCCGTTGTGCATATATTCGTAAACAAGAATTCTCTGATGCTCTTCTTCACAGAATCCGATTAAAGGAACCAAGTTTCTGTGATGAATTCTTGACAAGAGGGCAACCTGCAGGTGTTGCTTGTAAAGTTAACCAACACTGAAGTTCATGATTTATTGATAACTTGATATGATATTACAAGCTTTCATCTTAAACTAATTGGTCAGACTTTTCCTTTGATCTTTTGAGCTTCAAAACTCTAGTAGTTTCAACAGACTATTAGCTCAAAATGGCATTTACCTCGGTCACAAACTGCTGTGTCAGATGGCTACATGAATCAGCCATTATCTTGACGGCCACTTCTTTTCCATCTTTCATCTGGCCGTAGTAGACACTGCCAAAACTTCCTTTCCcaattttcttgaaaaaattTTTAGTTGCTTCTTCAAGTTCAGCGAATGAAATATAGTATGAACCTCCTTCATCCATGAGATGCCAACCCCGAGTAATAGAATAAGCTGTCGAAGGTTTTGTACTAGCACGCATAGAGTTACCTGGAGAACATAAGAAAGAATTTAAGGAAAATGCAGAAGATTCTGCACtgtaagaagaaagaaaactgaGTTTTGCATACCAGGATTATCTGTTTTCTGATGAGATGTCTTCCTTTGAAGTCTGCGTAGGTAAATTAAAGTTCCTAATAGTAGGACTAACAGAATTGCAAGTACACCAATTGAGATTCCAAGAGTCAACTTAAAATGCATCTTTTTTGCTACCTCTTTATGTAGTCCAGGATTATCTTCATAACTGCAAgataaaatacttataaatcTGTCTCATACCATTGTCTTAGTAATGCAGAGATTGTAATAAGCTAGTGATTGTTGTTGTGACAGATATTATGTGACTGCAAAATAGTAATGAACAGAGAAGAACAGGTTCATCTTTTGCTGCCATTATACATTTAAAAGTTCTAGCAACGAAATACAGTAACAAGAAACATACTCACTTAAGATTTACTTTCCCAGTCAACAGTGCTGCAGGTACTTTCCCAACAAAGGAGTTATTCTGTATGTACCTATCTTGTTAAAAATCCTTATATCAGATTAAAGTAGAATGAGTTTCTGTGATCATATATCCAATGAAATGTGAAATCTCTCCCTAACAAGCAATAATATTGATCAATTAAGAAAGTCCAAATACTTACAGTTCTCTTAAGTTTGGCAGACTACCAAGATACTTAGGTAATGAACCAGACAGTTTGTTGTTCTCTAGATGCCTGCATATGCATTATACATAGCAGGAAATGGATTAGTCAGTTGCTCTAGTGTAAGTGAGGGAAATACAAAACATTGAGTGTGAAACTTACacaattttcaaattaattagattgCTTATATCTGGCAGTGGTCCTGTGAGGAAGTTATCATTCAACCACCTAAGAACATGAAATGGATTATCATATAAATCAAGAAGAATAAGCATAGGTACATTGCAGCCTAATAGCACTTACAGTTCTGACAATTCCACCATGTTATTAATCTCAGGTGGGACCTCCCctttcaaattctttcctGACAATGCACTGTTAATCAGGTTAGTTCAATCCATTGCTTGTAAGGTTACTCTATTTTAGAATCAATGAAACAAGTGGGGCATATGATCTGTTAATAACTAAATAAGAGCTTACATTTTTGTGATTCTTGGTGGAGATGTTGAGGAGCAATTCACCCATTCCCACTGAGCTGGAACACAAGGATCACCTCCTTCAGTTGTCCAATAACTTCCGGCAGATATAGAACGAAAGGCATTCAGTACATTTGCTGCCAATAGGAAAATTGAATACTTAGTTATTCATATGCAGGTACATCCTTTCACATACACGTTTGTAGGAGATCATGCTCTTACCATCTTGAATATCAGTCTTTGATTCAATCTTCAGGTACTTGCTAATCTCAATGGCATTTATCAGTGGTCCTTGAGTAGAATCACGGGTCTTAACAAATGAAAATGACAGAACAAAATCTAAAGTCACATTCATATAGCTTGGTTCATAAAGTCTGTAACTCCCATTGGCATTTTCTGCAATATTTACAACTGCATTACTATAGTCAGAGATATAAGGTTTCATTAGTTTGAACTTTCTAGTCTCATTTGATCCCAAATCTTCAATTTCAGAAAAATATGCATAAGCACGAGCATTTGCAGGAAAATCTTCAAGGTTCAATCTGTAGCTAAGCAATCCTTCTGTGCCAACAACAGCTGTTTGCATTACTTTGACAGGAGGGTATTCTCTTGTCTGAATATCTATATTCTTTGATGTATTGATTCTAACTGTTCCAGGAGCCACCCCCACAAGGAAATTTTGCCTTTTAGCAAGATCTGAGTCCCAAATTCTATCATAGGGGTCATCTGGATACCTGTGAAAACAATATCATCTCAACATCTTGGCACCAGCAATATCAATGTGCAATAAAATTACACAAGAACCAAAACTTAGTATCAGCTCACCTTAATGCAAACTCATCTGGAGCACCAAAATTTACTCTAGCTGCTAACTTCAAGAAAAATCTATCTTCATAATCGGTTGCATACATTGAGAGATTCAGAGGTCTAAGCTCAAGAGTAGATATGAATGGAGAACCAGTTGTAGCACAACAGATGCACACATCAATAGAACTCGACGGAGCCCTGATGATCATTTCTTTAACATATATTCTTGAAGCTTCCAATACTGTCACAGTTGACCACTTAGTTGCATCCAAGTAGAGGTCAAATTTCGGGTAAGAATCTTCGTTTTCCAAGCTTCCATACTGAAATGTTGCACGAACAAGATACcgccttctttcttttgtgcctagATTGTAACAATACTTCTTGCTGTCTATAGGAAAGTCTCTGCGTTTTCCATACTGTGCCCAGTATCCATCTGGATTTTTTACTTCTACTGATTTTCCATGATTCATGATACCATTGTCTGAAATCCATTCTAGCCCAGTTCTTTTATCAGTATAATTACTTGTACTTCCACAATCTATACTGATGAATTCTGCAgggtgaaaaagaaaataacatataacTAGATTATCAGAAACTTAACcatattttataatctaaCCAAGGACAGAATAACTTGTATTTCTGGAAGACACAAGTTGCCATTCTTATCATTTCTACAGTAACATTTTGGGGGTAACTTGTGATCTAGCAGGCACTAAACTACAGGAAATTAAGTGGGCTTCTACTAATTAAGTGGTTACTGAATATAGTTGGACTTTTCTAAGATTATAGTTCAACTGCTACTACTGCAGAAACATGTGA
The sequence above is drawn from the Ricinus communis isolate WT05 ecotype wild-type chromosome 7, ASM1957865v1, whole genome shotgun sequence genome and encodes:
- the LOC8278479 gene encoding probable LRR receptor-like serine/threonine-protein kinase At1g67720 produces the protein MALYSHIYLVLYISLVSSIVCQVTEFISIDCGSTSNYTDKRTGLEWISDNGIMNHGKSVEVKNPDGYWAQYGKRRDFPIDSKKYCYNLGTKERRRYLVRATFQYGSLENEDSYPKFDLYLDATKWSTVTVLEASRIYVKEMIIRAPSSSIDVCICCATTGSPFISTLELRPLNLSMYATDYEDRFFLKLAARVNFGAPDEFALRYPDDPYDRIWDSDLAKRQNFLVGVAPGTVRINTSKNIDIQTREYPPVKVMQTAVVGTEGLLSYRLNLEDFPANARAYAYFSEIEDLGSNETRKFKLMKPYISDYSNAVVNIAENANGSYRLYEPSYMNVTLDFVLSFSFVKTRDSTQGPLINAIEISKYLKIESKTDIQDANVLNAFRSISAGSYWTTEGGDPCVPAQWEWVNCSSTSPPRITKIALSGKNLKGEVPPEINNMVELSELWLNDNFLTGPLPDISNLINLKIVHLENNKLSGSLPKYLGSLPNLRELYIQNNSFVGKVPAALLTGKVNLNYEDNPGLHKEVAKKMHFKLTLGISIGVLAILLVLLLGTLIYLRRLQRKTSHQKTDNPGNSMRASTKPSTAYSITRGWHLMDEGGSYYISFAELEEATKNFFKKIGKGSFGSVYYGQMKDGKEVAVKIMADSCSHLTQQFVTEVALLSRIHHRNLVPLIGFCEEEHQRILVYEYMHNGTLRDHIHGIDNRKSLDWLTRLQIAEDAAKGLEYLHTGCSPSIIHRDVKTSNILLDINMRAKVSDFGLSRQAEDDLTHISSVARGTVGYLDPEYYANQQLTEKSDVYSFGVVLLELISGKKPVSTEDFGAEMNIVHWARALIRKGDVVSIVDPVLIGNVKIESIWRVAEVAIQCVQQRAVSRPRMQEVILSIQEAIKIEKGTDGSQKLSNSGSSKAQSSRKTLLTSFLEIESPDLSNGCLVPAAR